The stretch of DNA gggccactcaatcgagtaactgacgtactcgatcgagttcccccctactcgatcgagtaccaaggctactcgatcgagtacctacgcatttctcagcactgtccagttttcgtaaaatagtcataactcactcatttcatggtcgttttgggcgtgtgacctatcgttagaatcgtaaaagaacaagctatcacctccaattggaatcacatcaaaataattgatgcatctcaagttataacagtttaaagacaactttgctgtaatcagacgacataactatttgatttttacttccaaacagcttaaacaacaaccaagcaaacaaaaccagtccaaaactcataaaaccagtattcataatcatatgttactattttcaaaagccaagcaacaacattcatcatgcacatagattatttaacttgtcaatcacgatttactcacatgcttttattttataaatttacgtacacaataacataatatacgacataaaatctcctattcacatgttactaacattgcaacattatacaatccattacccacataaacatgctccacacacatgaatttcatattcttatgcaattacttacttaatctcttccaaccaattcatccattacagctacacacttcttacaacatatacacatgaacaatcgtggacaagtacataaacttatcatacaaatctatgcaaacaaaatatacgtatacaacacaacattctattcacatgttattcttatgtcacattatgaatcatccatcctgcaacatcattactcATCACATatcatcacatatgaactacttcctttttctaccacatcattcatcattctcatatacttttcctacgattcaaaacaacattgtaaaccaactatcatgctttcaatcaatagcttacgaaatcacatcatcaccatcttttctacacattccccattctccacatacatatatccactgattcatgccacacatcaccatataggtacacaattcacaagataaacacatagcgatcccgactcatatcccatggtgaccggttcaaaattgtagggcgagttcgcgactttaggacgtctcccaagcctttgcattagctcctacaacctttaccccgggttcattttaattgactccctatattcattaaattcattggttacaggtttcaggatcgtcgctctgataccatttgtaacacccccatactccaagtgccttaccaggaccactcaggtataaggatgccaccatctcggttacccgaggcatgatattcataagacaataacgaaacaactttataatgatataactttagtgaaaagtacaactgaagccaaatcccaaaatacgggtacaagttcacaaaccaactgtctaatcaactaaaagcaaagtttataaaactactaagctacaacggaagacttctatcgtcgggcaaagtggcacatcccaaagaatcccatgtgactcaactcaaactcgctcaattctcgctcaccatccccgaatggatcaccgtaggttttacaaaacaacaaccagggtcagtactaatcacacaacttatatatatatcaacaataagacaaacagacagcttacaccgtcacacacacacacaatcacaccagtcccatcaatctcaatcaccgactgtccactggaccagccctgccagtgggggaccgcagccgtacccacctaagccccgctcctcatattgagcgataaccctgtccattaatgtgcacatccccttccgtggcgggttccacgaagggcgaaactagggcgtgaagccactcccgcaagtgactccactcagccgagaacgcatctcgagaagcATAGACAAACattcacaatcacagccgtcacaacacaattaccaTATCAATGAagcaatcaatctcaacacatcaacaatcatctcattatgggactaatactgagtaggaaatcctacctggaaagcacaacaatcgacggtctctacaaatttgtatcaaaaagcctcttctacaaaacctcctcctatcatacaaacatataaacactaccaaatcacaatctacacaaaaacccccaaatccccatattagggtttaaacaacttaaaggaaatactataaaaacggtacataggtcttaccctcgacgcaaggatctcaacggtataacgaacggtgaaatccgaccttccaaacttcgggatttgctaacaatgcgattaaagtgaagaacgtactttgctttctctcttgacagtaaattaggttttgaaaagtgtttaagaacaatgacgaaaaaagcttaaatactttaatcgcataattaacaaaacccgagaaataactccccgtaaaccggctactcgatcgagtagctaaggtactcgatcgagtgcctccttactcgatcgagtatcctagttactcgatcgagtacccaacaggtcagaaactattttaaaacgcaactcacccttactcgacagagtaagggctactcgatagagtaccctgagactcataaatacggagtattacacgaagcatatagaccgttgttttATTTCCCGATGTTTCTTATCAGTTTCGGCTTCGGTTTTAGAATAGAGTATGATATAAAAGAGATTTGGGAATGGTGCTGTttttgtcatggtatagtaatattctgttagtgagacacagttgtgagaggctgTTAGAGTACTTTTAATATTGTTTTAGATAAGACGTTGGTGGACATAGTTatggcaagagaattgtggaacATATGTGGTATGAACTGGAAACTATaggtggtttagcaccttttcatgggacagtgagtacggagttttgggacttagtatcatgtcaagttaagggtgagttttgtggtaataaaagagatgaacctgagaagctaatgtgagtatgtgtaatattttgtggattgtgagctaagatcgtggagatgagtgtataagtatatagaagtatgttgttttgcggtaatgtggaagagatggagtggtggttatactgaggattttatgatatatgttatgtgagtacagaataattggaggcacgagaactgttagacAAAGAGAGCACTGGATATagaaatggttgtaggtgttgacgTTATAgagggttatcgttgacatgcggtggtaataaggtttatgggaggtatagcaaatgACCTAGTataagtgagttacgaggacgtaacatttatcttaagaggagtaagaTGGGACAAGAGAGTTGAGGGTCATAcggttgcaattggaagtttgagtgttggtgtagaataaggagggattgtgtgatggtcgattttattacaggtaatggtagtgctcgtagtagtatggtGTTTAGGAGTGTgggtaaacttcgatagtgttaacggattgagtgatgatgtttatgtgtgtgagtaaacttcgaggacgaagttcgttttaaaaggtggtagaatgtaacattcctgTTTGGTGGTTGACCTTGTCTCGTGGATTGTCATAGTATTGAGtttgctagtgagcgttatggaagtatAACAGAGCTGGCAACATTTATGTTGTGGGTATTTGATAGTACTATGGAGTTTGTATTGAGAGGCTACGCTGTAGTTGGGACGATATCGTGAGCTATGTTATGGAAGTAAGCGTGGTCAGTAgacttagtgttaggtgtccacgTTTTATatgtagagtgtgaacttcggggacgaagttcttgttaaggagggaagactgtaatactacggttttcctaagcctagtactcggccgagtatggcctactcggtcgagtaaagtgtgtcgtgtatcctatttggctactgcccaggaacactcggccgagtatgtggaatactcgaccgagtagagggtactcggccgagtatattctatactcgaccgagtatccgatcGGACGAGTGTTTTTCCGCGGTGTGATTTGGAGATGGTTAGAATTATATAATACGCGTAATCAGTTCTAattacatttttacaaaacctaaacactcAACAACGCTCTAATCCTCTTCAAATCTCCCTCTATTATgtggatcgttcgtgagtctagtCCACCTTTccttgcgtcgattatgtcggtaagcctctgatttcgtaagtttcattaatttgttttttggattttgccctaaaatgtgatttgggggaaaggggttttggcatgtggtaattggaactatgtgattattgtgtgtaggtgacggtgtcatgaggaattgctattgattgcttgtgtgtgcttggagtgcgaaaaggtagggtttccctactcagttcctgtttaattgatttgagattatgttgtaTTATGTACGTGTgcttatctgctgatcatcgttggagtgatggtatggtgttggtgtggtgatggtgatggtgttgtgatgattgtggtggagtcacttgcgggactggcttcacaccctagttcgccctccgtggaacccgtcacgggaggggatgtgcacattaagggacagggatatcgctcgttgatgagcaagatttaggtggggattggctgcggtcccccactggcatcgaggattacctgttgcgatgggtaatctggcagggctacacacttcggtgtgtagtcggttactgtgtgagatcgggagaccggaggtggaggatgatcagctggttgcttatTGTACTTatcttactttgattattcagtaactgaacCCGTTGTtcttttataaaatctgtggtgatccattcgcggatggtgagcagattgtgacaggtgatgcagatgtttagctatgggacagtcatggggagtcaccacttcgagtctagcttccgttgttacgagtttagctgtctttgatttcagttgtattgagatcCCTAtatttttattttgagttggtctgagataatgtaatcgttaACTCTTTATACGTTAATAAATGTCatttggaatttgtaactttggTATACTaacctcgagaaaccgagatggtaacaacctttcatgctagggtaggccttggtaaggtaccttggtatgagggggtgttacaacttaTATAAGAATATAGCATGCAAGTATTCAGGCAAAATGGCAATTAGCAGGAAAGCATGTATTGAGAGCATAGAAAGGTCATATGATTTCCTTCAGGGGTTTTCATATAAAACTTAGCCAGGTAAGAGACAAAGTTAATGGCCTTACCTGGTTTGGATCATAGGATAGTAAGTTTAtacatgaaatagttttaagtgggaggtgttccaggatctggggatcatttctccgtccagggTCTTCAGCCTGTAGGCTCCCTGCcctactattgagtcaatcaggtaaggTCCTTCCCATGCAGGAGCTAGTTTGCTAGCATTCTTGTCCTTTGTATTTGAGAAGACTTTTCGTAGGACCAGGTCTCTTTCCTTGAATACCCTAATGTTTacattttcatttttattgtagcttctggctactgtttgcTGGTATGAGGCTATTATGATCctggctgcatctcttaattCTTCAGCCAGGGTTAGGCTATCCTGCAGTAATGGTTTGTTGTCCTCTACGGTGTTCAGGCTACTTCTAGTAGTTGGTACATCGATTTCCGCTGGAATTACTGTTTCACATCCATAGACTAGGGAGTAAGGGgtctggcctgtggatgttttaggtgtagttctgCCAGCCCACAGGACTAAaagaagttcttcagcccatttGGCTTTTCTTCTTTGTAGTTTTTTCTTCAAGCAGTTGATTACCaccttgttgctggattcagcctggccgttggcttttggatagctTGGTGTAGAGGTTACGAGATTGATATTCCACTCTGCACAGAAAGCCATTGTCCTTTTTCCCACGAACTGAGTTCCattgtcacaaactatttctgaggggacgccatatctacatatgatattacgtttgatgaatgatatgccatccttttccttgacttgcTTGTATGAGTCAgcctctatccattttgaaaaatagtcagtcatggctaacatgtagaCTTTTTGTCCAGGAGCTTGGGGTAGTTTGCCTACAATatccattccccacttcatgaatggccagggagctgAGATAGAGTGTAatagctctgatggttggtggatgAATGGGGAATGAAGTTTGCAGGCTTCACATTTGGAGCTGTAGGCTAGACAGTCAGCCCTTagggtgttggggctggtgtcctttacagttagtgcaaggacttataaatctctaaaaggatcaaagggtacacttttgtatcattatcagttggtccacgtttatcaataacggttggcttgctagataagtttgacgttattgtcatacagatggcggtg from Silene latifolia isolate original U9 population chromosome 10, ASM4854445v1, whole genome shotgun sequence encodes:
- the LOC141607507 gene encoding uncharacterized protein LOC141607507 produces the protein MAFCAEWNINLVTSTPSYPKANGQAESSNKVVINCLKKKLQRRKAKWAEELLLVLWAGRTTPKTSTGQTPYSLVYGCETVIPAEIDVPTTRSSLNTVEDNKPLLQDSLTLAEELRDAARIIIASYQQTVARSYNKNENVNIRDG